In a single window of the Bradyrhizobium erythrophlei genome:
- a CDS encoding SDR family oxidoreductase yields MFEKGLLKEKRILVTGGGSGLGAAMGRRFVALGAELIICGRRLELLETTAAQIRADLGGKVTAIRCDIRDGADVDAMMDAVWREAPLDVLVNNAAATFIAQTEQLSFRAADAILAPTLHGAMYCTLAAGKRWIDAGHKGVVLSILSTSTITGRAFTVPSAMAKSAVLAMTKSLAVEWGPKGIRTVAIAPGAFPTAGASGQLRPEGRDQGWTSRNPLGRAGEHSELADLASFLISDSAGYINGEMVVQDGGAHLRSSGAEDLLQWTDAQWEKHRSARSKSQG; encoded by the coding sequence ATGTTTGAAAAAGGCCTGCTCAAGGAAAAGCGGATACTGGTCACCGGCGGTGGCTCCGGGCTTGGCGCCGCGATGGGGCGCCGCTTCGTCGCGCTTGGCGCCGAACTGATCATCTGCGGCCGCCGGCTCGAATTGCTGGAAACCACCGCCGCGCAGATACGCGCCGATCTCGGCGGCAAGGTCACCGCGATCCGATGCGATATTCGCGACGGCGCTGATGTCGATGCCATGATGGATGCGGTCTGGCGCGAGGCGCCGCTCGACGTGCTCGTCAACAACGCCGCCGCGACCTTCATCGCGCAGACCGAGCAACTGTCGTTCCGCGCCGCGGACGCGATTCTGGCGCCGACGCTGCACGGCGCAATGTACTGCACGCTCGCGGCGGGCAAGCGCTGGATCGACGCGGGACATAAGGGCGTGGTGCTGAGCATCCTCTCGACCTCGACCATTACCGGCCGCGCTTTCACAGTACCCTCTGCGATGGCGAAATCAGCCGTTCTCGCGATGACCAAAAGCCTCGCGGTGGAATGGGGACCGAAGGGCATCCGGACGGTAGCGATCGCCCCCGGCGCGTTTCCGACCGCCGGCGCCTCGGGCCAGCTTCGGCCAGAGGGGCGCGACCAGGGATGGACCTCGAGAAATCCGCTCGGCCGCGCCGGCGAACACAGCGAACTTGCCGATCTGGCGAGTTTCCTGATTTCCGATTCTGCCGGTTACATCAATGGCGAGATGGTGGTGCAGGATGGCGGCGCGCATTTGCGCAGTTCCGGCGCCGAGGATCTGCTGCAGTGGACCGACGCGCAGTGGGAAAAGCATCGGTCGGCGCGGTCGAAAAGCCAGGGATGA
- a CDS encoding TAXI family TRAP transporter solute-binding subunit, giving the protein MFVTLAGILALAGTLAGAYYFAMRPEMLRIAVGPANSDDVKVVQALTQAFTQVHSHIRLRPIQTEGAAASSQALADGKADLAIIRGDLDVPKDAEAVATLRKNVAVLWVPPPAKGKGRGKKADPKITKIAELAGHRVGVVGRTPANVNLLKVILQQSGVDPGKVEIVQFPASEAADAIRNQRADAYLAAGPVNSKITADAVAASTRDSGTLTFLAIDSAEAIAQNHPAYEASEIPAGAFGGSPGRPDDEVKTISFSHHIVARKTLSESTVAAFTRQLFSVRQALMAEFPLAAKIETPDTEKDAAIPVHPGAAAFVDGEEKTFIDRYSDYIWWGLMLVSAMGSAGAWFAGYLKKDERYNNSTLRERLLDMLAAARRSDSIEELDRMQTEADDILRDTLQCFEHGAISEGALTAFNIALDQFHNAVADRKALLNSIPQNLQRAAAQFRASGTM; this is encoded by the coding sequence ATGTTCGTCACGCTGGCGGGGATTCTCGCCCTCGCCGGCACGCTCGCAGGGGCCTATTACTTTGCGATGCGACCGGAGATGTTGCGGATCGCAGTCGGTCCGGCAAATAGCGATGACGTCAAGGTGGTCCAGGCTCTGACGCAGGCCTTCACGCAGGTGCACAGTCACATCCGTTTGCGTCCGATTCAGACCGAGGGCGCCGCCGCGAGCTCCCAGGCGCTCGCCGACGGCAAAGCCGATCTCGCCATCATCCGCGGCGACCTCGACGTGCCGAAAGATGCGGAGGCGGTTGCGACATTGCGCAAGAACGTCGCGGTGCTGTGGGTGCCCCCACCGGCGAAGGGCAAGGGCAGAGGCAAGAAGGCCGACCCGAAGATCACCAAAATTGCGGAGCTCGCCGGACACCGTGTCGGCGTCGTCGGCCGCACCCCGGCCAATGTCAATTTGCTCAAGGTGATCCTGCAGCAAAGTGGCGTAGACCCGGGCAAGGTCGAGATCGTTCAGTTTCCGGCCAGCGAAGCCGCGGACGCCATCCGCAACCAGAGGGCGGACGCCTATCTGGCTGCCGGCCCGGTCAACAGCAAGATCACCGCGGATGCGGTCGCTGCATCGACGCGCGACAGCGGTACGCTGACTTTCCTCGCGATCGATTCGGCCGAGGCGATCGCGCAAAATCATCCGGCATACGAGGCCTCCGAAATTCCGGCCGGCGCCTTCGGCGGTTCGCCCGGCCGGCCCGACGACGAGGTCAAGACGATCAGCTTCTCCCACCACATCGTCGCGCGCAAAACCCTCTCGGAATCGACGGTCGCCGCCTTCACCCGGCAGCTGTTTTCGGTTCGGCAGGCGCTGATGGCGGAATTCCCGCTGGCCGCGAAAATCGAGACCCCGGATACCGAAAAGGATGCCGCGATCCCGGTGCATCCGGGGGCTGCGGCCTTTGTCGACGGCGAGGAGAAAACCTTCATCGATCGCTACAGCGATTACATCTGGTGGGGGCTGATGTTGGTGTCCGCGATGGGCTCCGCCGGTGCCTGGTTCGCCGGCTATCTGAAGAAAGACGAACGTTACAACAACAGTACCTTGCGCGAACGGCTGTTGGACATGCTTGCCGCCGCGCGCCGCAGCGATTCCATCGAAGAACTCGACCGGATGCAGACTGAGGCAGACGATATCCTGCGCGATACGCTGCAGTGCTTCGAGCATGGCGCCATATCGGAAGGGGCGTTGACCGCCTTCAATATCGCGCTCGATCAATTCCACAATGCGGTGGCCGATCGCAAGGCGCTGCTGAACAGCATCCCGCAAAACCTGCAACGGGCGGCCGCCCAGTTCCGGGCGAGCGGAACCATGTAA
- a CDS encoding NADPH:quinone oxidoreductase family protein, whose amino-acid sequence MKAILCSQYCGPDDLVLADVPDPVAGPGEAVIAIKSAALNFFDLLMIQGKYQIKPPFPFSPAAEVAGVIESVGAGVTDLKVGDRVVASCGHNGAREKVALPASSIVRIPDNLDFDRAAGIIIIYGTALHALEDRASPKAGETMAVLGAAGGTGLAACELGKLMGLKVIACASSDEKLEFAKAHGAELGLNYAKEDLKEGLRRLTGGKGADIIFDPVGGSYAEAALRSIAWEGRFLVIGFAAGDIPKMPLNLALLKGCDIRGVFWGAWARLNPEKNRANLEKLVKWTAEGKISSHVDRTFPLAQTADALKVLAGRRAMGKVILHP is encoded by the coding sequence ATGAAAGCCATTCTCTGCTCGCAATATTGCGGCCCCGACGATCTCGTGCTGGCTGACGTGCCCGATCCCGTCGCGGGGCCCGGCGAGGCCGTGATCGCGATCAAATCCGCGGCGCTGAATTTCTTTGACCTCCTGATGATCCAGGGCAAATACCAGATCAAGCCGCCGTTTCCGTTTTCGCCGGCCGCCGAAGTTGCGGGCGTGATCGAAAGCGTCGGCGCCGGCGTCACCGATTTGAAAGTCGGCGACCGCGTGGTGGCCTCCTGCGGCCACAACGGCGCCCGCGAAAAGGTCGCGCTGCCGGCCAGTTCGATCGTCAGGATTCCCGACAATCTGGATTTCGATCGTGCCGCCGGGATCATCATCATCTACGGCACCGCGCTGCATGCGCTGGAGGATCGCGCCAGCCCGAAGGCCGGAGAGACCATGGCGGTACTCGGCGCCGCCGGCGGCACCGGTCTGGCGGCTTGCGAACTCGGCAAGCTGATGGGCCTGAAGGTGATCGCCTGCGCCTCGTCAGACGAGAAGCTTGAATTCGCCAAGGCGCACGGCGCCGAACTCGGCCTGAACTACGCCAAGGAAGATCTCAAGGAAGGCTTGCGCCGGCTCACCGGCGGCAAGGGCGCCGATATTATTTTCGATCCGGTCGGCGGCAGTTATGCCGAGGCGGCCTTGCGTTCGATCGCCTGGGAGGGCCGCTTCCTGGTGATCGGGTTCGCCGCCGGCGATATTCCGAAGATGCCGCTCAATCTGGCGCTATTGAAGGGCTGCGATATCCGCGGCGTGTTCTGGGGCGCGTGGGCGCGACTCAATCCGGAGAAAAATCGCGCCAATCTGGAAAAGCTCGTGAAATGGACCGCGGAAGGCAAGATTTCGTCGCATGTCGACCGCACCTTCCCGCTGGCGCAAACCGCCGACGCGTTGAAGGTGCTGGCGGGCCGCCGGGCGATGGGCAAGGTGATTTTGCATCCGTGA
- the rlmN gene encoding 23S rRNA (adenine(2503)-C(2))-methyltransferase RlmN: MQTTIETPNAQAPLEKIALETYVPPAKPSLVGLSRAEIADQLGAIGVAPAQRKMRVQQLWHWIYVRGARNFAEMTSISKEMRGELEAHFTVARPEVVAEQISSDGTRKWLLRLPSGDKIEKAHEVECVYIPETDRGTLCVSSQVGCTLNCSFCHTGTQRLVRNLTAGEIVGQIMVARDRLNDWADRVTPTGSRLVTNVVMMGMGEPLYNFEAVRDALLIVADNEGIGISRRRITLSTSGVVPNIIRTGDEIGVMLAISLHAVRDELRNELVPLNRKYPIAELLQACRDYPGSSNARRITFEYVMLKGVNDSLDDAKLLVKMLKGIPAKINLIPFNPWPGTTYECSDWDQIEKFSEYVFNAGYSSPVRTPRGRDILAACGQLKSETEKLSVRERQALRAMAMTD; this comes from the coding sequence ATGCAGACGACCATCGAAACGCCCAATGCGCAGGCGCCCCTGGAAAAGATCGCGCTCGAAACCTACGTGCCGCCGGCCAAGCCCTCATTGGTAGGACTGTCGCGCGCGGAGATCGCGGACCAACTCGGCGCCATCGGCGTGGCGCCGGCGCAGCGCAAGATGCGCGTGCAGCAGCTGTGGCACTGGATCTATGTTCGCGGCGCGCGGAATTTCGCCGAGATGACCAGCATTTCCAAGGAAATGCGCGGCGAACTCGAAGCGCACTTCACGGTCGCGCGCCCCGAGGTGGTGGCGGAGCAGATTTCCAGCGACGGCACCCGCAAATGGCTGTTGCGATTGCCGAGCGGCGACAAGATCGAGAAGGCGCATGAAGTCGAGTGCGTCTATATTCCGGAAACCGACCGCGGCACGCTGTGCGTTTCCTCGCAGGTCGGCTGCACGCTGAACTGCTCGTTCTGCCACACCGGCACGCAGCGGCTGGTACGCAATCTGACCGCGGGTGAAATCGTCGGCCAGATCATGGTGGCGCGCGATCGTCTCAACGACTGGGCCGACCGCGTCACCCCGACCGGCAGCCGCCTCGTCACCAATGTGGTGATGATGGGCATGGGCGAGCCCCTGTATAATTTCGAGGCGGTGCGCGATGCGCTGCTGATCGTCGCCGACAATGAGGGCATCGGCATTTCCCGCCGCCGCATCACGCTGTCGACCTCGGGCGTGGTGCCGAACATCATCCGGACCGGCGATGAGATCGGCGTCATGCTGGCGATATCGCTGCATGCGGTGCGCGACGAATTGCGCAACGAACTGGTGCCGCTGAACCGGAAATATCCGATTGCGGAATTGTTGCAGGCCTGCCGCGATTATCCGGGATCGTCGAACGCGCGGCGGATTACTTTCGAATATGTGATGCTGAAAGGCGTCAACGATTCACTCGACGACGCAAAGTTGCTGGTGAAGATGCTGAAGGGCATTCCGGCCAAGATCAATCTGATTCCGTTCAATCCGTGGCCGGGCACGACTTACGAATGTTCGGACTGGGATCAGATCGAAAAGTTCTCGGAATATGTCTTCAACGCAGGTTACTCCTCGCCGGTGCGCACACCGCGCGGCCGTGACATTCTGGCCGCCTGCGGCCAACTCAAATCCGAAACCGAGAAACTGTCGGTGCGCGAGCGGCAGGCACTGCGCGCCATGGCGATGACGGACTAG
- a CDS encoding invasion associated locus B family protein, translating into MSVQRKLTALVASALMCGAANLAQAQTTPAPKAAKSTAKPAVAKPETKPAVTGGAEPTLIGQFGTWGAYTATPNGKKVCFALAKPASSKTNPPNRPRDPAYAFVSTRPAEKVTNEVSVMIGYTLKPGSESTLEVGGASYAMYTQGDGLWIKNAAEEERMVDAMRKAPDVIVKGVSTKGTETTDTFSLKGLSQALDRLAQDCRR; encoded by the coding sequence ATGTCCGTGCAACGAAAGCTGACAGCCCTGGTTGCGAGTGCGCTGATGTGCGGGGCAGCAAACCTTGCGCAGGCGCAGACCACCCCGGCGCCGAAAGCCGCCAAGAGTACGGCCAAGCCTGCGGTGGCCAAGCCGGAAACCAAGCCCGCTGTTACAGGAGGCGCGGAGCCGACGCTGATCGGGCAGTTCGGCACCTGGGGGGCCTATACCGCGACGCCGAACGGCAAGAAGGTCTGCTTTGCGCTCGCAAAACCCGCCTCGTCGAAAACCAATCCGCCGAATCGTCCGCGCGATCCGGCCTACGCCTTCGTCTCCACCCGTCCGGCGGAGAAAGTGACCAACGAAGTCTCGGTCATGATCGGCTACACCCTGAAGCCGGGCTCGGAATCGACGCTCGAGGTCGGCGGTGCTTCCTACGCGATGTACACCCAGGGCGACGGCCTCTGGATCAAGAACGCCGCCGAGGAAGAGCGGATGGTCGACGCCATGCGCAAGGCCCCGGACGTGATCGTTAAGGGGGTGTCGACAAAGGGCACCGAGACCACGGATACGTTCTCGCTGAAGGGGCTTTCCCAGGCGCTCGACCGGCTGGCGCAGGATTGCCGGCGCTAA
- a CDS encoding 4a-hydroxytetrahydrobiopterin dehydratase — protein sequence MAERLSAEARKSALKGLSEWAETPGREAIARTFIFKDFNEAFGFMSRAALVAEKRDHHPEWRNVYKTVEVVLATHDAGGVTALDIELAKAMNAIAKQLGVD from the coding sequence ATGGCGGAGCGGCTATCGGCGGAGGCGCGAAAATCGGCCCTCAAGGGGCTATCGGAGTGGGCCGAGACGCCCGGCCGCGAGGCGATCGCGCGAACCTTCATTTTCAAGGATTTCAACGAAGCGTTCGGCTTCATGTCCCGCGCGGCCCTGGTGGCTGAAAAGCGCGATCATCACCCGGAATGGCGCAACGTTTACAAGACCGTGGAAGTGGTTCTGGCGACCCATGACGCCGGCGGCGTTACCGCGCTCGATATCGAGCTTGCCAAGGCGATGAACGCGATCGCAAAACAGCTCGGCGTGGACTGA
- a CDS encoding alkaline phosphatase D family protein: MTIENPRKILHGLSRRRFLSTAAATGAGALGAIAMPYLSRAADRPQITHGVQSGDVGADGGVVWARADRPSQMMVEVATTESFGNARALPPIAALPESDFTAKMLLENLPGGQDIFYRVRFRDFAHTDISSEPLVGRFRTAPSDRRDVSFVWGGDVAGQGWGINPDDGGMVTFATMAKHRPDFLLHSGDTIYADGIISSEVKLPDGKLWKNVTIPEKAKVAETLDEFRAAHKYNFLDDNVRAFNAEVPIFVQWDDHEVTNNWSASKQLPASYKERDITLLAARAARAFHEMYPMRESIVEPGRVYRTLSYGPHLDVFMLDERSYRGPNGPNLQTNYGPDSYFIGPDQMLWLKRALLNSRATWKVIASDMPLSLIVYDDAANRKGSEAFAQGDGPPLGRELEIADILRFIKTSGIVNTVWLTADVHYAAAHYYNPDKAQFQDFDPFWEFVSGPLHAGTFGPNELDNTFGPEVKFVKAPGLDKQNLPPSAGMQFFGHVKIEGATGQMTVTLRDRADVALWSTTLDPKPG; this comes from the coding sequence ATGACGATCGAGAATCCCCGCAAAATTCTTCACGGACTTTCCCGCCGCCGTTTTCTTTCCACCGCGGCAGCGACCGGCGCCGGCGCGCTCGGCGCCATCGCGATGCCCTATCTCAGCCGCGCCGCCGACCGGCCGCAAATCACCCACGGCGTGCAATCCGGCGACGTCGGCGCCGATGGCGGCGTGGTATGGGCGCGCGCGGACCGGCCGTCGCAGATGATGGTCGAGGTCGCCACCACCGAATCGTTCGGCAATGCGCGGGCGTTGCCGCCGATCGCGGCGCTGCCGGAAAGCGATTTCACCGCGAAAATGCTGCTGGAAAATCTGCCCGGCGGCCAGGACATCTTTTATCGGGTCAGATTCCGCGACTTCGCGCACACCGATATTTCCAGCGAGCCGCTGGTCGGGCGCTTCCGGACCGCGCCCAGCGACCGGCGCGATGTCAGTTTCGTCTGGGGCGGCGACGTCGCCGGACAGGGCTGGGGCATCAATCCCGACGACGGCGGCATGGTCACCTTCGCTACCATGGCCAAGCACCGGCCGGATTTCCTGCTGCATTCCGGCGACACCATCTATGCCGACGGCATCATTTCGTCCGAGGTGAAACTGCCCGACGGCAAGCTCTGGAAGAACGTCACGATCCCGGAGAAAGCCAAAGTCGCCGAGACGCTCGACGAATTCCGGGCGGCGCATAAGTATAATTTCCTCGACGATAATGTGCGCGCTTTCAACGCCGAGGTGCCGATCTTCGTGCAGTGGGACGACCACGAAGTCACCAACAACTGGTCGGCCTCGAAGCAGCTTCCCGCCAGCTACAAGGAGCGCGACATCACGCTGCTCGCCGCCCGCGCGGCGCGTGCGTTCCACGAGATGTATCCGATGCGCGAAAGCATCGTCGAGCCGGGGCGGGTCTACCGCACCCTCAGCTATGGTCCGCATCTCGACGTCTTCATGCTGGACGAGCGCAGCTATCGCGGCCCCAATGGTCCGAACCTGCAGACCAACTACGGTCCCGACAGCTATTTCATCGGACCGGATCAGATGCTGTGGCTGAAGCGCGCACTGTTGAACTCGCGCGCCACCTGGAAGGTGATCGCGTCCGACATGCCGCTCAGCCTGATTGTCTATGACGACGCCGCCAACCGAAAGGGTTCGGAAGCGTTCGCGCAGGGTGACGGCCCGCCGCTCGGCCGCGAACTCGAGATCGCCGACATCCTGCGCTTCATCAAGACCTCCGGTATTGTCAACACCGTTTGGCTGACGGCGGACGTGCATTACGCCGCCGCGCACTATTACAACCCCGACAAGGCGCAATTTCAGGACTTCGATCCGTTCTGGGAATTCGTCTCCGGGCCGTTGCATGCCGGAACGTTCGGACCGAACGAACTCGACAACACCTTTGGGCCCGAAGTGAAATTCGTCAAGGCGCCCGGCCTCGACAAGCAGAACCTGCCGCCATCGGCCGGCATGCAATTCTTCGGTCACGTCAAGATCGAAGGCGCGACCGGTCAGATGACGGTGACCTTGCGCGATCGCGCCGACGTGGCGCTGTGGTCGACGACGCTCGATCCCAAACCGGGTTAG
- a CDS encoding YkvA family protein translates to MVSEHTVGFEPADRLAQDRESVRRRFWIKLKRVVAKLPFAEDLLAAYYCAFDKQTPRHVQAALLGAIAYFILPFDFIPDMLPVLGFTDDAAVLATAIRMVATHITPEHREAARAALKRGIGSGD, encoded by the coding sequence ATGGTTTCAGAACATACCGTGGGTTTCGAGCCGGCCGACCGGCTGGCGCAGGACCGCGAAAGCGTGCGACGGCGTTTCTGGATCAAGCTGAAGCGGGTCGTCGCAAAACTTCCGTTCGCGGAGGATTTGCTCGCGGCGTATTATTGCGCGTTCGACAAGCAGACGCCGCGCCATGTCCAGGCGGCGCTGCTCGGCGCCATCGCCTATTTCATCCTGCCGTTCGATTTCATCCCGGACATGCTGCCGGTGCTCGGCTTCACCGACGATGCAGCCGTGCTCGCCACCGCGATCCGGATGGTCGCGACCCACATCACGCCGGAGCATCGCGAGGCGGCCCGCGCCGCGTTGAAGCGGGGAATCGGCAGCGGCGATTGA
- a CDS encoding phosphatase PAP2 family protein, which yields MNRTGLFIALGLALVIGLLFGIYPELDLKLAAVFYDASTRSFPVKLNTIAAIARDGAMWISWGFALPALVALLVKLVRPDRPLLMSGRAIMFLLVTLILSAGILTNLTFKSYWGRPRPVVVTQFNGPQEFVPWWDPRGSCARNCSFFSGEGATAFWTYAPAALTPPAWRPLAYAAATLFGVMTSVLRMAFGGHFFTDVAAAGLVTFLVIWLAYGYIYRWPSTRLSDESIDAALTRLAWPAYRFLQKWRGRDVGPSPSV from the coding sequence ATGAACCGGACCGGACTTTTCATCGCGCTGGGCCTGGCGCTTGTGATCGGATTGCTGTTCGGGATCTATCCCGAACTCGATCTGAAGCTTGCCGCCGTGTTTTACGATGCATCGACCAGGTCGTTTCCGGTCAAGCTCAACACCATCGCCGCGATCGCGCGCGACGGCGCGATGTGGATCTCGTGGGGATTTGCGCTGCCGGCGCTTGTCGCGCTGCTGGTAAAGCTGGTGCGGCCGGATCGTCCGCTGCTGATGTCAGGGCGCGCGATCATGTTTCTGCTGGTCACCCTGATTCTTTCCGCCGGCATTCTCACCAATCTCACCTTCAAGAGCTATTGGGGCCGGCCGCGCCCGGTGGTGGTGACGCAGTTCAACGGACCGCAGGAATTCGTACCCTGGTGGGACCCGCGCGGAAGCTGCGCGCGCAACTGCTCGTTCTTCTCCGGCGAAGGTGCCACCGCGTTCTGGACCTACGCGCCCGCCGCACTGACCCCGCCGGCGTGGCGGCCGCTGGCCTATGCCGCCGCCACCCTGTTCGGGGTCATGACCAGCGTGCTCAGGATGGCATTCGGCGGCCACTTCTTCACCGACGTCGCCGCCGCGGGGCTGGTGACGTTTCTGGTGATCTGGCTGGCCTATGGCTACATCTACCGCTGGCCGTCGACCCGGCTCTCCGACGAAAGCATCGATGCCGCGCTGACGCGACTGGCCTGGCCGGCGTATCGCTTTTTGCAAAAGTGGCGCGGTCGCGATGTGGGCCCAAGTCCGTCGGTGTGA
- a CDS encoding protein-L-isoaspartate O-methyltransferase family protein, which translates to MPGKNRASLEQVRGFFARMMAAASGSDDPRIERALELVRREAFLGPGPWHISVNRRTVETPSADPVFLYQNVLVRLDTAKGINNGEPFLHAAWIGAVEPKAGDAICHIGAGTGYYSAILAVLALPGGSVNAFEIDAALARRARQNLQPFDNVSVIVGDATRLPLPPSDLIYVNAGVIAPPAGWLRALRPRGRMIFPWRPTELVGLAVVISRTGSGFNAKPLMPSWFIPCVGASDAEESKKIPEMREAWSTRSVWLTSDREPDETAVAIYRKLWFSSAELPADA; encoded by the coding sequence ATGCCGGGGAAAAACAGAGCCAGCCTCGAACAGGTCAGGGGCTTCTTTGCGCGCATGATGGCGGCAGCCAGCGGTTCGGACGATCCGCGTATCGAGCGGGCGTTGGAACTGGTCCGCCGCGAGGCGTTTCTCGGACCCGGGCCATGGCACATCAGCGTCAACCGACGCACCGTGGAAACCCCGAGCGCCGATCCTGTCTTTCTCTATCAAAACGTGCTCGTCAGGCTCGATACGGCGAAGGGCATCAACAATGGCGAGCCTTTTCTGCATGCGGCCTGGATCGGCGCCGTGGAGCCGAAGGCCGGCGACGCGATCTGTCACATCGGCGCGGGCACCGGATATTATTCGGCCATCCTGGCGGTGCTGGCGTTGCCCGGCGGCAGCGTGAACGCATTCGAGATCGACGCGGCTCTGGCGCGCCGGGCACGCCAAAATCTTCAGCCGTTCGACAACGTATCGGTGATCGTGGGCGATGCCACCCGGCTGCCATTGCCGCCGTCGGATCTGATCTACGTCAATGCTGGCGTGATCGCGCCGCCGGCTGGCTGGCTGAGAGCGCTGCGCCCGCGGGGCCGGATGATTTTCCCCTGGCGTCCGACCGAGCTTGTCGGGCTTGCCGTCGTGATCTCGCGTACTGGCTCTGGCTTCAACGCGAAGCCCTTGATGCCGTCATGGTTCATCCCCTGCGTCGGGGCCTCCGATGCCGAGGAAAGCAAAAAGATTCCCGAGATGCGCGAGGCATGGTCGACGCGGTCGGTTTGGCTCACCTCCGACCGCGAGCCCGACGAGACCGCGGTCGCGATTTACAGGAAGCTGTGGTTTTCCTCCGCGGAGCTGCCGGCGGACGCATAG
- a CDS encoding response regulator, producing MKPASPNRVPDDVLIVEDDPIIAIDFEDTILGFGVKTVRTAGSVAKALEMIADRPPDFALLDVGLVREKSFAIAERLDALKIPFVFVTGYGVDVRLPAALARIPRLPKPCSTDALEAMLRSLAGSPNG from the coding sequence ATGAAACCCGCCTCTCCCAACCGCGTGCCCGACGATGTGTTGATCGTCGAGGACGATCCCATCATCGCGATCGATTTCGAGGACACGATTCTCGGCTTCGGGGTCAAGACGGTGCGGACCGCGGGCAGCGTCGCGAAGGCGCTCGAAATGATTGCCGATCGGCCGCCGGATTTTGCCCTGCTCGATGTCGGGCTGGTCCGCGAAAAGAGTTTTGCGATTGCCGAGCGGCTGGATGCGTTGAAAATACCCTTCGTCTTCGTCACCGGATATGGCGTCGATGTCAGGCTTCCCGCAGCGCTCGCGCGCATACCGCGGCTACCCAAACCCTGTTCGACGGATGCGCTGGAAGCCATGCTGAGAAGCTTGGCGGGCAGTCCGAACGGTTGA
- a CDS encoding TAXI family TRAP transporter solute-binding subunit — protein sequence MRRLVGLAMSAMMMVCAFAARAENTEYDPAKVSESLKAIFQLGSTTTKQGLNANTVTLISGTIGGTYVQFGADLASLLDDGNKLRVLPIVGRGSVQSVADILFLQGVDLGIVRADTLDYLEKKGFAKDLKKQFTYVTKLYNEEMHVIASKSIHNLRDLDGKTISVDLPDGGTFVTALTVFERLGLKPKVVYIEQRIALEKLKAGEIDAVIVVGGKPYKAVSSFKDDRFHLVTVNYEKALQGDYLPATLSAKDYPNLISDQEQVVDTIAVPAVLAAYNWAPETERYRKLALFVDAFFTKFPAFQNPPFHPKWKEVSLSAPLPDWRRFPAAQQWLDRHGIEPVARTRFDEFLKQNAAMGKLPADADKEALFKQFQAWEAAQQAHALPRPPQKVR from the coding sequence ATGCGGCGATTAGTTGGGCTGGCGATGTCAGCCATGATGATGGTTTGTGCCTTCGCGGCCCGTGCCGAGAATACCGAATATGACCCGGCAAAGGTCAGCGAGAGCCTGAAGGCGATATTCCAGCTCGGATCGACCACCACCAAGCAGGGCCTGAACGCCAACACGGTGACGCTGATATCCGGCACCATCGGGGGCACCTATGTCCAGTTCGGCGCCGACCTGGCCTCGTTGCTCGATGACGGCAACAAACTGCGCGTGCTGCCGATCGTTGGCCGCGGCTCGGTGCAAAGCGTCGCTGACATTCTCTTCCTTCAGGGCGTCGACCTCGGCATCGTTCGCGCCGACACACTCGATTATCTCGAGAAAAAAGGCTTCGCCAAAGACCTCAAGAAGCAATTCACCTATGTGACCAAGCTCTATAACGAAGAGATGCACGTCATCGCTTCGAAATCGATCCACAATCTCAGGGATCTCGATGGCAAGACCATCAGCGTCGACCTGCCCGACGGCGGCACCTTCGTCACCGCGCTGACCGTGTTCGAGCGGCTCGGACTCAAGCCAAAGGTCGTCTATATCGAGCAGCGCATCGCGCTGGAGAAATTGAAGGCCGGCGAAATCGACGCCGTGATCGTTGTTGGGGGCAAGCCGTACAAGGCAGTAAGTAGTTTCAAGGACGATCGGTTCCATTTGGTGACGGTCAACTACGAGAAGGCGCTGCAGGGCGATTACCTGCCGGCGACCCTGTCGGCGAAAGACTATCCCAACCTGATTTCCGATCAGGAACAGGTCGTCGACACTATCGCGGTGCCTGCGGTGCTGGCGGCCTATAATTGGGCCCCCGAAACCGAGCGATATCGAAAGCTCGCGCTGTTCGTGGACGCGTTTTTCACGAAATTTCCCGCCTTCCAGAATCCGCCCTTCCACCCGAAATGGAAGGAGGTTTCGCTATCGGCGCCGCTTCCGGACTGGCGACGTTTTCCCGCCGCCCAGCAATGGCTCGACCGGCACGGCATCGAGCCCGTCGCACGCACCCGGTTCGACGAATTTCTGAAGCAGAATGCAGCGATGGGAAAGCTGCCCGCCGACGCCGACAAGGAAGCGTTGTTCAAGCAGTTCCAGGCATGGGAGGCCGCGCAGCAAGCCCATGCGCTACCGCGGCCGCCGCAAAAGGTGCGGTAG